The following are from one region of the Actinoplanes sp. L3-i22 genome:
- a CDS encoding DUF58 domain-containing protein, translating to MREALRGLTTRGRSFLAAAIAAGISALILGERDLLRVAVLLAALPLLAAAYVGRSRYKLACTRSLEPGRAPVGSSARVILRLQNLSRLPTGTMLLEDRLPYALGSRPRVVLERLGAQQASSVAYTVRADVRGRYPIGPLVIRLTDPFGLCELTRSFPSVDRLTVIPQVTPLPRVRLAGEYAGSGESRARSIAVHGEDDAATREYRRGDDLRRVHWRSTARTGELMVRREEQPWESRATVVLDTRAHAHRGEGPTASFEWAVAAAASISAHLREAGYKVRLVTGTGDDIDGHESGGEGLILDALADVKTLSNSDLALLVEQVRRRSDGGLVIGLFGTLTTTEAHLLSQLRGNGATCIGFAIDSSTWISMTDGDRQESDREHAAASLALVRSGWRSVRVGHGDTLPALWPTVGRGSQGFAYRAAMAETVSGVNR from the coding sequence ATGCGGGAGGCGCTGCGGGGTCTCACCACGCGCGGCCGCTCGTTCCTGGCGGCCGCGATCGCCGCCGGTATCTCGGCGCTCATCCTCGGCGAGCGCGACCTGCTCCGGGTCGCGGTGCTGCTGGCCGCGCTGCCGCTGCTGGCCGCGGCGTACGTCGGGCGCAGCCGCTACAAGCTGGCCTGCACCCGCTCGCTGGAACCGGGCCGGGCCCCGGTCGGCTCCAGCGCGCGGGTGATCCTGCGCCTGCAGAACCTGTCCCGGCTGCCCACCGGCACCATGCTGCTGGAGGACCGCCTGCCGTACGCGCTGGGCAGCCGCCCGCGCGTGGTGCTGGAACGCCTCGGCGCGCAGCAGGCCAGCTCGGTGGCGTACACGGTGCGCGCCGACGTGCGCGGCCGGTACCCGATCGGTCCGCTGGTGATCCGGCTGACCGACCCGTTCGGGCTGTGCGAGCTGACCCGCTCGTTCCCCAGCGTCGACCGGCTCACCGTGATCCCGCAGGTCACGCCGCTCCCCCGGGTGCGGCTGGCCGGGGAGTACGCGGGCTCCGGCGAGAGCCGGGCCCGGTCGATCGCGGTGCACGGCGAGGACGACGCCGCCACCCGGGAGTACCGGCGCGGCGACGACCTGCGGCGGGTGCACTGGCGCTCCACCGCCCGGACCGGCGAGCTGATGGTCCGGCGCGAGGAGCAGCCCTGGGAGAGCCGGGCCACGGTGGTCCTGGACACCCGGGCGCACGCGCACCGCGGCGAGGGCCCGACGGCCAGCTTCGAGTGGGCGGTCGCGGCGGCCGCCAGCATCTCGGCCCACCTGCGCGAGGCCGGTTACAAGGTGCGCCTGGTGACCGGGACCGGGGACGACATCGACGGGCACGAGAGCGGCGGCGAGGGCCTGATCCTGGACGCCCTGGCGGACGTGAAGACGCTGTCCAACAGTGACCTGGCCCTGCTCGTCGAACAGGTCCGGCGGCGCTCCGACGGCGGCCTGGTGATCGGCCTGTTCGGCACGCTCACCACGACCGAGGCGCACCTGCTCAGCCAGCTCCGGGGCAACGGCGCGACCTGCATCGGGTTCGCGATCGACAGCTCCACCTGGATCTCGATGACCGACGGCGACCGGCAGGAGTCGGACCGGGAGCACGCGGCCGCGTCGCTGGCGCTGGTGCGCAGCGGCTGGCGGTCGGTGCGGGTCGGGCACGGCGACACGCTGCCGGCGCTCTGGCCCACGGTGGGCCGCGGCTCGCAGGGCTTCGCCTATCGCGCGGCGATGGCCGAGACGGTCAGCGGGGTGAACCGATGA
- a CDS encoding MoxR family ATPase produces MTTPTWGEPTGPLTSAEFRAAAQAITANIEQVIEGKSATVRLALAVLLAEGHLLIEDVPGVGKTKLAKALARSIDCSVRRIQFTPDLLPSDVTGVSVYNQETRDFEFKPGAVFANLVVGDEINRASPKTQSALLECMEERQVTVDGTTYELQAPFMVVATQNPIEMEGTYPLPEAQRDRFTARIAMGYPDPRAELAMLSGQSDHDPLNDLRAVADAATIRRLIETARAVHAADAVQQYAIALVTATREAPEIRLGASPRCTLQLIRTAKAVAALEGRDYVLPDDLQALAVPVLAHRIILTPDAQLNRRTTDTIVSEIVHRLPIPHANRNPYDTRAGGGTQYESRGR; encoded by the coding sequence GTGACAACGCCGACCTGGGGCGAGCCGACAGGACCGCTGACCAGCGCCGAGTTCCGCGCCGCCGCACAAGCCATCACGGCCAACATCGAGCAGGTCATCGAGGGCAAGAGCGCGACGGTGCGACTGGCCCTCGCGGTGCTGCTGGCCGAGGGCCACCTGCTGATCGAGGACGTGCCGGGCGTGGGCAAGACGAAGCTCGCCAAGGCTCTCGCCCGCTCCATCGACTGTTCGGTCCGCCGGATCCAGTTCACCCCCGATCTGTTGCCCAGTGATGTCACCGGGGTGAGCGTTTACAACCAGGAGACCCGCGACTTCGAGTTCAAGCCGGGCGCCGTCTTCGCCAACCTGGTGGTCGGCGACGAGATCAACCGGGCGTCGCCGAAGACCCAGTCCGCCCTCCTGGAGTGCATGGAGGAACGACAGGTCACCGTCGACGGCACGACCTACGAGCTGCAGGCCCCGTTCATGGTGGTGGCCACCCAGAACCCGATCGAGATGGAGGGGACCTATCCGCTGCCGGAGGCGCAGCGCGACCGGTTCACCGCCCGGATCGCGATGGGGTACCCGGACCCACGGGCCGAGCTCGCGATGCTGAGCGGCCAGAGCGACCACGACCCGCTGAACGACCTGCGCGCCGTGGCCGACGCCGCGACGATCCGCCGGCTGATCGAGACGGCCCGCGCGGTGCACGCCGCCGACGCCGTCCAGCAGTACGCGATCGCCCTGGTCACCGCGACCCGGGAGGCTCCGGAGATCCGTCTCGGCGCGTCCCCGCGGTGCACGCTCCAGCTGATCCGCACCGCGAAGGCGGTGGCCGCGCTGGAGGGCCGCGACTACGTGCTGCCGGACGATCTGCAGGCGCTGGCCGTCCCGGTCCTCGCCCACCGGATCATCCTGACGCCGGACGCGCAGCTCAACCGGCGGACCACCGACACGATCGTCTCGGAGATCGTGCACCGGCTGCCGATCCCGCACGCGAACCGGAACCCCTACGACACCCGGGCCGGCGGCGGCACGCAGTACGAGTCCCGGGGGCGGTGA
- the leuS gene encoding leucine--tRNA ligase — MSETENPFRYTAALAGEIELRWQRYWAENGTFHAPNPVGELADPDHPRAGAPKLHVQDMFPYPSGSGLHVGHPLGYIGTDSYTRYKRMTGYNVLHPMGFDAFGLPAEQYAVQTGTHPAVTTAANVERYRQQLRRLGLAYDERRSFSTTDPEYYRWTQWIFLQVFNSWFDPELNKARPITELIAAYEAGERGAEWATLSPVERRKVIDGHRLAYMSEAPVNWCPGLGTVLSNEEVTPDGRSDRGNYPVFKRSLKQWMMRITAYGDRLIEDLDTLEWPEPVKHMQRNWIGRSQGAHVDFSVDSDKITVFTTRPDTLFGATYMVLAPEHELVEKIVPAAWPAGTHEAWKVAATPAEAVAAYQARAAAKTEEERTADGKVKTGVFTGAYAVNPVNGESIPVFVADYVLAGYGTGAIMAVPAHDERDFEFATVFELPIVRTVAGPEGFEGAWTGDGVAVNSGFLDGLNKAEAKAAMIVWLEEQGKGAGATTYRLRDWLFSRQRYWGEPFPIVYDETGLPIALPDSMLPVVLPETDDFSPRTFDPDDADTEPETPLSRKKDWVQVELDLGDGPKTYTRETNTMPQWAGSCWYELRYLDPHNDEVLVDPVNEAYWMGPEAPGASGGVDLYVGGVEHAVLHLLYARFWHKVLFDLGHVSSFEPFHKLFNQGYIQAYAFRDARGVIVPAEEVVERDGKWYYGDQQVNREYGKMGKSLKNVVTPDEMCEQYGADTFRVYEMAMGPLDVSRPWETRAVIGSQRFLQRAWRLVVDEETGATRVTDEPLDPKSRKVLHKVIAGVREDMDELRFNTAIAKLIELTNTLTPLPTVSREAVEPLVLMMSPFAPHLAEELWGKLGHQGTLAYADFPVADPAQLVADSITYPVQVNGKVRGRVEVSPETPEEEVRAQALAAVAEALGDKTPKKVIVVKGRLVSVVV, encoded by the coding sequence ATGAGCGAGACCGAGAACCCGTTCCGCTACACCGCCGCGCTGGCCGGCGAGATCGAGCTGCGCTGGCAGCGGTACTGGGCGGAGAACGGGACGTTCCACGCGCCCAATCCGGTCGGCGAGCTGGCCGATCCGGATCACCCGCGGGCCGGCGCGCCGAAGCTGCACGTCCAGGACATGTTCCCGTACCCGTCCGGCTCGGGCCTGCACGTCGGCCACCCGCTGGGCTACATCGGCACCGACTCGTACACCCGCTACAAGCGGATGACCGGTTACAACGTGCTGCACCCGATGGGCTTCGACGCGTTCGGCCTGCCGGCCGAGCAGTACGCGGTGCAGACCGGCACCCACCCCGCGGTGACCACCGCGGCCAACGTCGAGCGGTACCGGCAGCAGCTGCGCCGCCTGGGCCTGGCCTACGACGAGCGGCGCTCGTTCTCCACCACCGACCCGGAGTACTACCGCTGGACCCAGTGGATCTTCCTGCAGGTCTTCAACTCCTGGTTCGACCCCGAGCTGAACAAGGCGCGCCCGATCACCGAGCTGATCGCCGCCTACGAGGCCGGCGAGCGCGGTGCCGAGTGGGCGACCCTGTCCCCGGTCGAGCGGCGCAAGGTGATCGACGGTCACCGGCTGGCGTACATGTCCGAGGCGCCGGTCAACTGGTGCCCCGGCCTGGGCACCGTGCTGTCGAACGAGGAGGTCACCCCGGACGGGCGCAGTGACCGCGGCAACTACCCGGTCTTCAAGCGCAGCCTGAAGCAGTGGATGATGCGGATCACCGCGTACGGGGACCGCCTGATCGAGGACCTGGACACGCTGGAGTGGCCGGAGCCGGTCAAGCACATGCAGCGCAACTGGATCGGCCGGTCCCAGGGCGCGCATGTTGATTTTTCCGTTGATTCCGACAAAATCACCGTCTTCACCACGCGTCCCGACACCCTGTTCGGCGCCACGTACATGGTGCTGGCGCCGGAGCACGAGCTGGTCGAGAAGATCGTGCCCGCGGCCTGGCCGGCCGGCACCCACGAGGCCTGGAAGGTGGCCGCGACCCCGGCCGAGGCGGTCGCCGCCTACCAGGCCAGGGCCGCCGCCAAGACCGAGGAGGAGCGGACCGCCGACGGCAAGGTGAAGACCGGCGTCTTCACCGGCGCCTACGCGGTCAACCCGGTCAACGGCGAGAGCATCCCGGTCTTCGTCGCCGACTACGTGCTGGCCGGCTACGGCACCGGCGCGATCATGGCGGTGCCGGCCCACGACGAGCGGGACTTCGAGTTCGCCACCGTCTTCGAGCTGCCCATCGTCCGTACCGTCGCAGGCCCTGAAGGGTTTGAAGGTGCTTGGACGGGCGACGGCGTCGCCGTCAACTCCGGATTCCTGGACGGGCTGAACAAGGCCGAGGCCAAGGCCGCGATGATCGTCTGGCTGGAGGAGCAGGGCAAGGGCGCCGGCGCCACCACCTACCGGCTGCGGGACTGGCTGTTCAGCCGGCAGCGGTACTGGGGCGAGCCGTTCCCGATCGTCTACGACGAGACCGGCCTGCCGATCGCGCTGCCCGACTCGATGCTGCCGGTGGTGCTGCCGGAGACCGACGACTTCTCGCCGCGCACCTTCGACCCGGACGACGCGGACACCGAGCCGGAGACCCCGCTGTCCCGCAAGAAGGACTGGGTGCAGGTCGAGCTGGACCTGGGGGACGGCCCGAAGACCTACACCCGCGAGACCAACACCATGCCGCAGTGGGCCGGCTCCTGCTGGTACGAGCTGCGCTACCTGGACCCGCACAACGACGAGGTGCTGGTCGACCCGGTCAACGAGGCCTACTGGATGGGCCCGGAGGCACCCGGCGCGTCCGGCGGCGTCGACCTGTACGTCGGCGGCGTCGAGCACGCCGTGCTGCACCTGCTGTACGCCCGCTTCTGGCACAAGGTCCTGTTCGACCTGGGCCACGTCTCCAGCTTCGAGCCGTTCCACAAGCTGTTCAACCAGGGCTACATCCAGGCGTACGCGTTCCGCGACGCCCGCGGCGTGATCGTCCCGGCCGAGGAGGTCGTCGAGCGCGACGGCAAGTGGTACTACGGCGACCAGCAGGTCAACCGGGAGTACGGCAAGATGGGCAAGTCGCTGAAGAACGTGGTCACCCCGGACGAGATGTGCGAGCAGTACGGCGCCGACACGTTCCGGGTCTACGAGATGGCGATGGGCCCGCTGGACGTCTCCCGCCCCTGGGAGACCCGCGCCGTGATCGGCTCGCAGCGCTTTCTGCAGCGTGCCTGGCGCCTGGTCGTCGACGAGGAGACCGGCGCGACCCGGGTCACCGACGAGCCGCTGGACCCGAAGTCCCGCAAGGTCCTGCACAAGGTCATCGCCGGCGTCCGCGAGGACATGGACGAGCTGCGGTTCAACACCGCGATCGCCAAGCTGATCGAGCTGACCAACACGCTGACCCCGCTGCCCACGGTGTCCCGCGAGGCGGTCGAGCCGCTGGTCCTGATGATGTCCCCGTTCGCGCCGCACCTGGCCGAGGAGCTGTGGGGCAAGCTGGGCCACCAGGGCACGCTGGCCTACGCGGACTTCCCGGTCGCCGACCCGGCCCAGCTGGTGGCCGACTCGATCACCTACCCGGTCCAGGTCAACGGCAAGGTCCGCGGCCGGGTCGAGGTCTCCCCGGAGACTCCGGAGGAGGAGGTCCGGGCGCAGGCCCTGGCCGCCGTCGCCGAGGCGCTGGGCGACAAGACCCCGAAGAAGGTCATCGTGGTCAAGGGCCGCCTGGTCAGCGTCGTCGTCTGA
- a CDS encoding TVP38/TMEM64 family protein: MTDKPDHSTGALPGDSQAAPISQPTATAVLDPVPSASTAVVVVDRAAAERTPVGRKHRFVRFGLLTVAIGGLAAAAALLPMREIGDAVVALGPGAAVAVAVLGGLLLSVLVPRTAVTVACGALLGAATGAIAAMAAALIAATATYYLGRWAGRGVLQAKAGGRLARLDGWLNRRGLAAVLLVRFLPLAPFGLVGYAYGTTSVCRKRYLLGTTIAAIPSTVTYAVIGAAVVAPGRMSPITIAPAIISFILSTAIVLRWRQTSRRAAAPA; the protein is encoded by the coding sequence ATGACCGACAAACCTGATCACTCCACGGGCGCCCTTCCCGGGGACTCTCAGGCTGCGCCGATCAGCCAGCCCACCGCGACCGCGGTCCTCGACCCGGTCCCCTCAGCCTCAACCGCCGTCGTGGTCGTCGACCGGGCCGCGGCGGAGCGGACGCCGGTGGGCCGCAAGCACCGGTTCGTCCGGTTCGGCCTGCTCACCGTCGCGATCGGCGGTCTCGCCGCGGCGGCCGCCCTGCTCCCGATGCGGGAGATCGGCGACGCGGTCGTCGCGCTCGGCCCGGGTGCCGCGGTCGCGGTCGCCGTCCTCGGCGGCCTGCTGCTGTCGGTCCTGGTCCCGCGCACCGCGGTGACCGTCGCCTGCGGCGCCCTGCTGGGTGCCGCGACCGGCGCGATCGCCGCGATGGCCGCCGCCCTGATCGCCGCCACCGCCACCTACTATCTGGGCCGCTGGGCCGGCCGCGGCGTGCTGCAGGCCAAGGCCGGCGGCCGGCTGGCCCGCCTGGACGGCTGGCTGAACCGTCGCGGCCTGGCCGCGGTGCTCCTGGTCCGGTTCCTTCCGCTGGCCCCGTTCGGCCTGGTCGGCTACGCCTACGGCACCACCAGCGTCTGCCGCAAGCGCTACCTGCTCGGCACCACGATCGCCGCCATCCCGTCCACGGTCACCTACGCCGTGATCGGCGCCGCGGTGGTCGCCCCCGGCAGGATGAGCCCGATCACGATCGCCCCGGCGATCATCAGCTTCATCCTCTCCACCGCGATCGTGCTGCGCTGGCGCCAGACCTCCCGCCGCGCCGCCGCGCCCGCCTGA
- a CDS encoding type 1 glutamine amidotransferase, which translates to MNDSTLRIVWIYPDLLSTYGDRGNMLILAHRAAARGIPVETYEVRSDMQMPTTADIYLIGGGEDGPQALAAQRLITDGGLHRAVAQGASVLAICAGYQLFGHSFFAKGTKCAGLGLLDINSDRGETRAVGELRGDIDPRLGLPPLTGFENHGGRTHLGAHAAPLARVTGGIGNDGQTEGAWAGKIIGTYSHGPALSRNPALADLLLRWSTGADRLAPLDDTWSERLRGERLAAALPA; encoded by the coding sequence ATGAACGACAGCACGCTGCGGATCGTGTGGATCTACCCCGATCTGCTGTCGACCTACGGCGACCGGGGCAACATGCTGATCCTGGCGCACCGGGCGGCCGCGCGCGGCATCCCGGTGGAGACCTACGAGGTCCGCTCGGACATGCAGATGCCGACCACCGCCGACATCTACCTGATCGGCGGCGGTGAGGACGGCCCGCAGGCGCTCGCCGCCCAGCGGCTGATCACCGACGGCGGTCTGCACCGGGCCGTCGCCCAGGGTGCTTCGGTTCTGGCCATCTGCGCGGGTTACCAGCTGTTCGGTCACTCGTTCTTCGCCAAGGGGACCAAATGTGCCGGGCTCGGTCTGCTCGACATCAACTCCGACCGCGGTGAGACCCGCGCGGTCGGCGAGCTCCGCGGCGACATCGATCCGCGGCTCGGGCTCCCCCCGCTGACCGGTTTCGAGAACCATGGCGGCCGCACCCACCTGGGCGCGCACGCCGCGCCGCTGGCCCGGGTGACCGGTGGCATCGGCAACGACGGCCAGACCGAGGGAGCCTGGGCCGGGAAGATCATCGGGACCTACAGTCACGGTCCGGCGCTGTCTCGCAACCCAGCGCTAGCCGATCTGCTACTGCGTTGGTCCACCGGCGCGGATAGGCTTGCGCCCCTTGACGACACCTGGTCCGAGCGTCTCCGGGGTGAGCGGCTCGCCGCCGCCCTCCCGGCGTGA
- a CDS encoding Mur ligase family protein: MPLRAIVATTASKTAAALSRAAGRGDGSVIGGWIGLKIDPDLLAHLASGRAVALVSGTNGKTTTTRLTAAALGVLGRVATNGYGANMPTGHTSALAKEGHTPFAVLETDEHYLPQVIQATRPKVVALLNLSRDQLDRAKEVAMMAQLWKTALAGHPEIKVVANADDPMVVWAASSSPQSTWFSAGQRWHDDSFVCPESGHPIERANGDWWCTGCPLRRPAPQWVVEEDGVIDPRGDWHLVKLQLPGKVNLGNAATALAVAGEFGVRPIEALPRLSRVTSIAGRYAQVDRDGRNIRLLLAKNPASWLEAFDMADQAPTLLSINARDPDGLDTSWLWDVDFAPLRDRPVLITGDRAYDLAVRLQVNQVPFQHVHTFDEALAQVPPGRLEVIANYTAFQDIRAGLDRVN; the protein is encoded by the coding sequence ATGCCTCTACGGGCCATTGTCGCGACCACCGCGTCGAAGACGGCGGCCGCGCTCTCCAGGGCCGCGGGACGCGGCGACGGGTCGGTGATCGGCGGCTGGATCGGTCTCAAGATCGATCCGGACCTCCTGGCCCACCTGGCGTCCGGCCGTGCCGTGGCGCTCGTGTCCGGCACCAACGGCAAGACCACCACGACCCGGCTCACCGCGGCCGCGCTCGGCGTGCTCGGCCGGGTCGCCACCAACGGGTACGGCGCGAACATGCCCACCGGGCACACCTCGGCGCTGGCGAAGGAGGGGCACACCCCGTTCGCGGTGCTGGAGACCGACGAGCACTACCTGCCCCAGGTGATCCAGGCCACCCGGCCCAAGGTGGTCGCGCTGCTCAACCTCTCCCGGGACCAGCTGGACCGGGCGAAGGAGGTGGCGATGATGGCGCAGCTGTGGAAGACCGCGCTCGCCGGCCACCCCGAGATCAAGGTGGTGGCGAACGCGGACGACCCGATGGTCGTCTGGGCGGCCAGCTCCAGCCCGCAGAGCACCTGGTTCAGTGCCGGCCAGCGCTGGCACGACGACTCGTTCGTCTGCCCGGAGAGCGGGCACCCGATCGAGCGGGCCAACGGCGACTGGTGGTGCACCGGCTGCCCGCTCCGCCGCCCGGCCCCGCAGTGGGTGGTCGAGGAGGACGGCGTCATCGACCCGCGCGGCGACTGGCACCTGGTCAAGCTGCAGCTCCCCGGCAAGGTCAACCTGGGTAACGCGGCCACCGCGCTCGCGGTCGCCGGCGAGTTCGGGGTTCGCCCGATCGAGGCGCTGCCCCGCCTCTCCCGGGTCACCTCGATCGCCGGGCGGTACGCGCAGGTCGACCGGGACGGCCGCAACATCCGCCTGCTCCTGGCGAAGAACCCGGCGAGCTGGCTCGAGGCGTTCGACATGGCCGACCAGGCGCCGACCCTGCTCTCGATCAACGCGCGGGACCCCGACGGTCTGGACACCTCCTGGCTGTGGGACGTCGACTTCGCCCCGCTGCGTGACCGGCCGGTGCTGATCACCGGTGACCGGGCGTACGACCTGGCCGTCCGCCTCCAGGTGAACCAGGTCCCGTTCCAGCACGTACACACCTTCGACGAGGCGCTGGCGCAGGTGCCGCCGGGCCGTCTCGAGGTGATCGCCAACTACACGGCGTTCCAGGACATCCGAGCCGGGCTCGACCGTGTCAACTGA
- a CDS encoding C40 family peptidase — protein sequence MSGATTAALSLGFCLCAGQLMASSPASAATTPTAQTATTAAESAAVKPTLTYRVNTLNLAWGSTLKVTAKVIDPRTGKIAKGTVRLQGYRNGKWANLDTDTSKTGTVTLTSKPKSAIYIRTVFTGSGYTQFTSIRKKVSIKASGAKVLAEAKSHTGALYKFAAAGPKRFDCSGFTKYVYKKAAGKSLPHKANSQQKYGKAVSKSSKKVGDLIIFRSGSYGYHAGIYAGGGYMYDSPHTGARVGKHKIYGSNYVVRRLVAA from the coding sequence ATGTCCGGTGCCACCACCGCGGCACTTTCTCTGGGGTTCTGCCTCTGCGCCGGCCAGCTGATGGCTTCGTCACCCGCGTCCGCGGCGACGACACCCACCGCGCAAACCGCGACCACCGCCGCCGAGTCGGCTGCGGTGAAGCCCACGTTGACCTACCGGGTCAACACCCTGAACCTCGCCTGGGGTTCGACTCTCAAGGTCACCGCCAAGGTCATCGACCCACGTACCGGGAAGATCGCCAAGGGCACCGTTCGCCTGCAGGGGTACCGCAACGGCAAGTGGGCGAACCTGGACACCGACACGTCCAAGACCGGGACGGTCACGCTCACGTCCAAGCCGAAGTCGGCGATCTACATCCGGACCGTCTTCACCGGGTCCGGGTACACGCAGTTCACGAGCATCCGCAAGAAGGTGTCGATCAAGGCCAGCGGCGCGAAGGTGCTGGCCGAGGCGAAGTCGCACACCGGCGCGCTGTACAAGTTCGCCGCCGCCGGGCCCAAGCGCTTCGACTGCTCCGGGTTCACCAAGTACGTCTACAAGAAGGCGGCCGGCAAGTCGCTGCCGCACAAGGCGAACAGCCAGCAGAAGTACGGCAAGGCGGTCAGCAAGTCGAGCAAGAAGGTCGGCGACCTGATCATCTTCCGGTCGGGGTCGTACGGGTACCACGCGGGCATCTACGCCGGTGGTGGGTACATGTACGACTCGCCGCACACCGGCGCCCGGGTCGGCAAGCACAAGATCTACGGCAGCAACTACGTCGTACGTCGTCTGGTCGCCGCCTGA
- the mraZ gene encoding division/cell wall cluster transcriptional repressor MraZ → MFLGTHTPRLDEKGRLILPAKFRDELAGGVVITKGQERCLYVFPMPEFQRIAGQLREAPVTNKPARAYSRVFFASAHDEVPDKQGRVTIPAHLREYASLGRDLVVIGASTRVEIWDKQSWDDYLSASEQEFADIEEGVLPGGL, encoded by the coding sequence ATGTTCCTCGGCACGCATACCCCCCGGCTGGACGAAAAGGGCCGGCTGATCCTCCCGGCGAAGTTCCGCGACGAGCTGGCGGGAGGTGTCGTGATCACCAAAGGACAGGAACGCTGTCTGTACGTGTTCCCGATGCCGGAGTTCCAGCGCATCGCGGGCCAGCTGCGCGAGGCGCCGGTGACCAACAAGCCGGCGCGGGCGTACAGCCGGGTCTTCTTCGCCAGCGCGCACGACGAGGTTCCCGACAAACAGGGCCGGGTCACCATCCCCGCACATCTGCGGGAGTACGCGAGTCTCGGCCGGGATCTCGTGGTGATCGGGGCCAGCACCAGGGTCGAGATCTGGGACAAGCAGTCCTGGGACGACTACCTCTCGGCGAGCGAGCAGGAGTTCGCCGACATCGAGGAGGGGGTGCTGCCCGGCGGACTGTAG
- the rsmH gene encoding 16S rRNA (cytosine(1402)-N(4))-methyltransferase RsmH, whose amino-acid sequence MGIWRYGRAAGPERAAILVTTECETRTGGSMGVDMGEPRGTHVPVLLERCLDLLGPALARPGAVHVDFTLGLGGHAEAVLERFPEAVLIGLDRDTEALAHSRHRLARFEERIHLVHAVYHELPRVLDELRIPAIDSGLFDLGVSSLQLDEADRGFAYAQDAPLDMRMDQSRGITAEEVVNTYEPGALVRILRQYGEEKFAPRVVSSIVRERAKARIVSTARLAELIKDAIPAAARRTGGNPAKRSFQALRIEVNAELDVLESAIPAALDALSPAGRLVVMSYQSLEDRIVKRALTARARSTGPIDLPVELPGTGPTLRLLTRGSELPSEAEVAENPRAASVKLRAVERIDELQSRANQQPGTGRERPRTAGRGGGQGRRRPGPSHEGEGEA is encoded by the coding sequence ATGGGGATCTGGCGGTACGGACGGGCGGCCGGGCCGGAACGGGCAGCGATATTGGTAACAACCGAGTGTGAAACGCGAACGGGTGGGTCAATGGGGGTCGACATGGGGGAGCCGCGCGGCACGCACGTTCCGGTGCTGCTGGAACGGTGCCTCGATCTGCTCGGCCCGGCTCTGGCCCGGCCCGGCGCGGTGCACGTCGACTTCACGCTGGGTCTCGGTGGGCACGCCGAGGCGGTGCTGGAGCGGTTCCCGGAGGCGGTCCTGATCGGACTGGACCGGGACACCGAGGCGCTGGCCCATTCGCGGCACCGGCTCGCCCGCTTCGAGGAGCGGATCCATCTGGTGCACGCCGTCTACCACGAGCTGCCCCGGGTGCTCGACGAGCTGCGGATCCCGGCGATCGACAGCGGGCTGTTCGACCTGGGCGTCTCCTCGTTGCAGCTGGACGAGGCGGACCGCGGGTTCGCCTACGCCCAGGACGCCCCGCTGGACATGCGGATGGACCAGTCCCGCGGGATCACCGCGGAAGAGGTCGTCAACACGTACGAGCCGGGTGCGCTGGTCCGCATCCTCCGGCAGTACGGCGAGGAGAAGTTCGCCCCGCGGGTGGTCTCGTCGATCGTGCGGGAGCGGGCGAAGGCCCGGATCGTCTCGACGGCCCGGCTGGCGGAGCTGATCAAGGACGCCATCCCGGCCGCCGCGCGGCGAACGGGTGGAAATCCCGCGAAAAGGTCGTTCCAGGCACTACGCATTGAGGTCAACGCCGAGCTTGACGTGCTCGAATCCGCTATTCCGGCGGCTTTGGACGCGTTGTCGCCCGCCGGGCGACTTGTGGTGATGAGTTATCAATCTCTGGAGGACAGGATCGTCAAGCGCGCGCTCACCGCGAGGGCGCGCAGCACCGGGCCGATCGACCTGCCGGTCGAACTGCCCGGGACGGGTCCGACGCTGCGGCTGCTGACCAGGGGGTCAGAACTGCCCAGCGAGGCGGAGGTGGCGGAGAACCCGCGGGCGGCTTCGGTGAAGCTGCGCGCGGTGGAACGGATCGACGAGCTTCAGAGCAGGGCGAACCAGCAGCCCGGGACCGGCCGCGAGCGGCCCCGGACGGCTGGCAGAGGTGGGGGACAGGGGCGGCGACGCCCGGGGCCGAGCCATGAGGGGGAGGGGGAAGCATGA